A genome region from Phoenix dactylifera cultivar Barhee BC4 chromosome 18, palm_55x_up_171113_PBpolish2nd_filt_p, whole genome shotgun sequence includes the following:
- the LOC103714041 gene encoding zinc finger CCCH domain-containing protein 56-like codes for MDYSSNAIEIIPEATGPEPWAQASNDQAIWATEDDYRSWNGEPSADTVSNPAYGDRQSQSQSRAGSEQPPSKKPRNSLEGNGSTSKSRAIGKMFFKTKLCCKFRAGTCPYITNCNFAHGMEELRKPPPNWQEIVASQEGMEPREEHQIPILTSSNLGADGQRSYKGRHCKKFYTEEGCPYGDTCTFLHDEQSKARESVAISLSPTVGGGGYGGGQNASNQKPSNWKTRICNKWEMTGYCPFGSKCHFAHGAAELHRYGGGLVEMEGRDASSVATDSKQVGASTRAPADTVVASMQSVPHADVYHMGGPSQRSSVVGQRQGLGQGQRLQKWKGPDKISRIYGDWIDESE; via the exons ATGGATTATAGCAGCAACGCCATTGAGATTATTCCGGAGGCTACTGGCCCCGAACCCTGGGCGCAGGCTTCCAATGATCAGGCTATATGGGCGACCGAGGACGACTACCGGAGTTGGAATGGAGAACCCTCTGCTGATACTGTATCGAACCCCGCCTATGGTGATCGCCAGTCTCAGTCGCAATCCCGGGCTGGAAGCGAGCAGCCCCCCAGCAAGAAGCCCCGGAATTCTTTGGAAGGGAATGGGTCGACGAGCAAGTCCAGGGCAATTGGGAAAATGTTCTTCAAGACCAAGCTCTGCTGCAAGTTCCGGGCCGGGACGTGCCCCTATATCACAAACTGCAATTTTGCGCATGGGATGGAGGAGCTCCGGAAACCCCCGCCCAATTGGCAGGAGATAGTAGCATCGCAGGAGGGGATGGAGCCCAGAGAGGAGCACCAGATACCTATTCTGACCTCTTCTAATTTGGGTGCGGATGGGCAGAGGTCTTATAAAGGGAGGCACTGTAAGAAGTTTTACACTGAGGAGGGCTGCCCGTATGGAGATACGTGTACTTTTCTGCATGATGAGCAGTCGAAGGCTCGAGAGAGTGTGGCGATTAGTCTGTCGCCTACAGTTGGAGGTGGTGGATATGGTGGTGGACAGAATGCGTCGAATCAGAAGCCTTCGAATTGGAAAACTAGGATCTGCAACAAGTGGGAGATGACTGGGTATTGTCCATTTGGTAGCAAGTGTCATTTTGCTCATGGGGCCGCAG AACTTCACAGATATGGTGGGGGGCTTGTGGAGATGGAAGGCAGAGATGCTTCTTCAGTAGCTACAGATTCGAAGCAGGTTGGGGCATCAACAAGGGCTCCTGCAGACACTGTTGTTGCATCCATGCAATCAGTTCCTCATGCTGATGTTTATCACATGGGAGGTCCTTCACAGAGGTCAAGCGTTGTCGGTCAGAGGCAGGGGCTAGGTCAGGGTCAGAGACTTCAGAAATGGAAAGGACCAGACAAGATCAGTAGGATATATGGCGACTGGATTGATGAAAGTGAGTAG